A window from Sinanaerobacter sp. ZZT-01 encodes these proteins:
- a CDS encoding kelch repeat-containing protein: MKRLIAIFMTVCLVFGLASMSAWATEEPTWQEETPMPAGLQLGTSCTIGDKIYVIGGREIDEIKRTVNIYDTKTDTWSTCQSMPTARYGFTSTVIGNKIYVIGGYNGKYLNTIEIYDITTDTWSTGQPMPTARFGLTSSVVGDKICVIGGYDSQQGTVDVVEIYDSKTDTWSIGQSMPTAKQNLTSSVIGNKIYAIGGYDLTTIYDTVEIYDLQSDTWSTSAPMPTARFHLTSSVSENKIYAIGGLNVSNQAIDTVEIYDVQTDTWSTGTPLTTARGYLMSSVVGNKIYTIGGSNKSNSLATVESLEVGSTKVDSPLLSVLLNIGETVQLSTSYDLGNNKNFTWSSTNESVAVVDENGKVTAIAEGTANIYAQNADGSFKEYIPIKVVDGIADELRLAVHLKTTESANLYLADDPNTVTWSSMDDSIAFVSADGKVTAVKKGLAIIKGELDGTSYQIYVRVNN, from the coding sequence ATGAAACGATTGATAGCAATTTTTATGACAGTATGCTTGGTATTTGGACTGGCAAGCATGAGTGCCTGGGCGACAGAAGAACCCACATGGCAGGAAGAAACACCTATGCCTGCAGGGTTACAATTGGGAACTTCCTGCACCATAGGAGATAAAATCTATGTGATTGGTGGAAGAGAAATAGACGAGATAAAAAGAACTGTAAATATCTATGATACCAAAACCGACACGTGGAGCACATGCCAATCAATGCCTACTGCAAGATATGGTTTCACCTCCACTGTAATAGGAAATAAGATTTATGTAATTGGTGGATATAATGGTAAATACCTTAATACTATAGAAATTTATGATATAACTACTGACACGTGGTCTACCGGTCAACCCATGCCTACTGCAAGATTTGGTTTAACTTCTTCTGTAGTAGGAGATAAAATTTGTGTAATCGGTGGATATGACAGTCAACAAGGGACAGTTGATGTCGTAGAAATTTATGATTCCAAGACCGACACGTGGTCCATCGGTCAATCAATGCCTACTGCAAAACAGAATTTAACATCCTCCGTAATAGGAAATAAAATTTATGCAATTGGCGGGTATGATTTAACAACTATATATGATACCGTAGAAATCTATGATCTTCAAAGCGACACGTGGTCTACCAGCGCACCCATGCCTACTGCAAGATTTCACTTAACGTCTTCTGTCTCAGAAAATAAAATTTATGCAATCGGTGGATTAAATGTATCAAATCAAGCGATTGATACTGTAGAAATTTATGATGTACAAACAGACACTTGGTCTACAGGCACACCCCTGACTACTGCAAGAGGTTATTTAATGTCTTCCGTCGTCGGAAATAAAATCTATACAATTGGCGGCAGCAATAAAAGTAATTCTTTAGCAACCGTAGAATCTTTAGAGGTTGGCAGTACCAAAGTCGATTCTCCTTTACTGTCGGTATTGCTCAATATCGGCGAGACAGTACAGCTCAGCACGTCCTACGATTTAGGCAACAACAAAAACTTCACTTGGAGTTCCACAAATGAATCAGTCGCTGTGGTTGACGAAAACGGCAAAGTCACCGCAATAGCGGAAGGTACTGCAAATATCTATGCGCAAAATGCAGATGGAAGCTTTAAGGAATACATTCCGATCAAGGTAGTCGACGGTATCGCGGATGAATTACGGCTGGCGGTTCATTTAAAAACCACAGAGTCCGCTAACTTATATTTAGCAGATGATCCCAACACAGTAACTTGGAGCTCGATGGATGACAGCATTGCTTTTGTCTCCGCAGATGGTAAAGTTACTGCTGTAAAGAAAGGCTTAGCTATTATCAAAGGAGAACTTGACGGAACGTCATATCAGATATATGTCAGAGTGAATAATTGA
- the mtaB gene encoding tRNA (N(6)-L-threonylcarbamoyladenosine(37)-C(2))-methylthiotransferase MtaB yields MSENKERTNEIEINDAWSDMAKDFASKHGRRILIGIKTLGCKVNQYETQALKEKFTDLGYEIVEDTEFADVYVINTCTVTGLADRKSRQYIRRVKRINPHCITAVIGCYAQVNPEEVGAISGVDIVAGTNEKNKLPLYVEEAMEQKSTAPIYHVKDYHDLCEYDETGSITSMESRTRAFIKIQEGCNRFCSYCVIPYARGAVRSRTKEEILAEAQSLLNQGFKELVLTGINTALYGSEPGFVSEEEFVTDHEGCKRKLYGVEIVIKALNELPGHFRIRLSSLEPTVVNAEYVKHLLNYKKLCHHFHLSIQSGSNEVLNKMNRNYSREDYYKMVEELRKTDPGFGFSTDIIVGFPGETERDFRDSADMVEKVHFCKVHVFKYSKRPMTKAAQMKGHLPPEVKSKRSEELIRIAESTAREFYTSLSGSRRMVLFEEYNPETGYYRGHSDNFIEVFCKSEQDISDSFAWVSLERPYRSGMLGILEQDSVLNPVDFF; encoded by the coding sequence TTGAGTGAAAATAAAGAGAGAACAAATGAAATTGAGATAAATGATGCTTGGTCGGATATGGCGAAAGACTTTGCGAGCAAGCATGGCAGAAGGATCCTGATTGGTATCAAAACCTTGGGATGCAAGGTGAATCAATATGAAACGCAGGCTTTAAAAGAAAAATTTACAGACCTAGGATATGAGATTGTCGAAGATACCGAATTTGCGGATGTGTATGTAATCAATACCTGCACAGTAACGGGCCTTGCAGACCGAAAGTCACGGCAGTACATTCGTCGGGTAAAACGCATCAATCCGCACTGCATTACTGCGGTGATCGGCTGTTATGCGCAAGTCAATCCGGAGGAAGTCGGAGCCATTTCCGGCGTTGATATTGTAGCGGGTACTAATGAGAAAAATAAGCTTCCGCTTTATGTGGAAGAAGCGATGGAACAGAAAAGCACTGCTCCCATTTATCATGTCAAGGATTATCATGATCTTTGCGAGTACGATGAAACCGGAAGCATCACTTCCATGGAGTCACGCACAAGGGCATTCATAAAAATTCAGGAAGGGTGCAACCGTTTTTGTTCTTATTGTGTCATACCTTATGCAAGAGGTGCGGTGCGAAGCCGTACAAAGGAAGAAATCCTTGCAGAGGCACAAAGCTTACTGAACCAGGGATTTAAAGAGCTCGTACTAACTGGAATCAATACCGCATTGTACGGAAGCGAGCCGGGATTCGTTTCAGAGGAAGAGTTTGTTACGGATCATGAGGGCTGCAAAAGAAAGCTTTACGGTGTAGAGATTGTGATAAAGGCATTAAATGAATTGCCGGGTCATTTTCGAATTCGCCTCAGCTCACTGGAACCAACGGTGGTCAATGCAGAATACGTAAAGCATTTATTGAATTACAAGAAGCTTTGCCATCACTTCCATCTGTCCATTCAGAGCGGGAGCAACGAGGTGCTTAATAAGATGAATCGCAATTACAGCAGAGAAGACTATTATAAAATGGTAGAAGAACTGCGGAAAACAGATCCGGGCTTTGGATTTTCTACGGATATCATTGTGGGATTTCCGGGAGAGACGGAGCGTGATTTTCGAGATAGTGCAGACATGGTTGAGAAAGTACATTTTTGTAAGGTACATGTTTTTAAATATTCAAAGCGTCCGATGACGAAGGCTGCACAGATGAAAGGACATCTACCGCCGGAAGTAAAAAGTAAACGAAGTGAAGAGCTGATACGGATTGCTGAATCTACAGCACGGGAATTTTATACTTCTCTATCCGGCAGCCGACGGATGGTTTTATTTGAGGAATATAATCCGGAAACAGGGTATTACAGGGGACATAGCGATAATTTTATAGAAGTATTCTGCAAGAGTGAACAGGACATTTCCGATTCCTTTGCATGGGTGAGCCTAGAACGCCCTTATCGTTCTGGCATGCTTGGGATTTTAGAGCAGGATTCTGTTTTAAACCCGGTTGACTTTTTTTAA
- a CDS encoding histidine triad nucleotide-binding protein, whose product MSDCIFCKIANKEIPSNMVYEDDVIAVFHDLEPQAPVHVLLVPKKHIASLDAAEFEDMEAMGWLLHKVKDVAKLLNLENGYRLVCNCGEDGLQTVPHLHFHLLGKRKMTWPPG is encoded by the coding sequence ATGTCGGATTGTATTTTTTGCAAGATTGCAAATAAAGAAATTCCGTCGAATATGGTATATGAGGATGATGTGATTGCCGTATTTCACGATTTAGAGCCTCAAGCACCGGTTCATGTTTTACTGGTACCAAAGAAACATATTGCATCGCTTGATGCCGCAGAGTTTGAGGATATGGAAGCGATGGGGTGGTTGCTGCATAAGGTAAAAGATGTGGCCAAGCTTTTGAATCTTGAAAATGGATATCGTTTGGTTTGCAATTGCGGAGAGGACGGATTGCAGACGGTACCGCATTTACATTTTCACCTTTTAGGTAAACGCAAGATGACCTGGCCTCCAGGTTGA
- the rpsU gene encoding 30S ribosomal protein S21, producing MAQVVVRENESLESALKRFKRSCARDGVMSELRKREHYEKPSVKRKKKSEAARKKAKKF from the coding sequence ATGGCACAAGTAGTTGTAAGAGAAAACGAAAGCTTGGAAAGCGCATTAAAAAGATTTAAGCGGTCTTGCGCAAGAGATGGAGTAATGTCCGAATTGCGTAAGAGAGAGCATTACGAAAAGCCAAGTGTAAAAAGAAAGAAAAAGTCAGAAGCCGCAAGGAAAAAGGCTAAAAAGTTCTAA
- a CDS encoding GatB/YqeY domain-containing protein, with amino-acid sequence MSIKDQLLLDFKESMKAHNGVRKNTINLARAAIKQYEVDNRKELDDQGIIEILTKQVKMRKDALSDFEKAGRTDLSESYNEEIKILMEYLPAQLTQAEIFEIIKQTAEDLKIEADRKNFGKLIGAVMGRVKGRADGGDVKKQIEDFLK; translated from the coding sequence ATGTCTATAAAAGATCAATTATTGCTCGACTTCAAAGAGTCTATGAAGGCTCATAATGGAGTGAGGAAAAATACCATAAATTTAGCTCGTGCTGCCATTAAGCAGTATGAGGTTGATAACCGAAAAGAACTTGACGATCAAGGTATTATTGAAATCTTGACCAAACAAGTAAAAATGAGAAAAGATGCCCTCTCTGATTTTGAAAAAGCGGGAAGAACGGATCTGTCAGAGTCTTATAACGAAGAAATCAAGATTTTAATGGAATACTTACCGGCACAGCTTACACAAGCTGAGATTTTTGAGATTATCAAACAAACGGCAGAAGATTTAAAAATCGAAGCTGACCGAAAAAACTTTGGTAAATTAATCGGAGCAGTTATGGGTAGAGTCAAAGGTAGAGCCGATGGCGGCGATGTTAAAAAACAAATTGAAGATTTTCTGAAATAG
- a CDS encoding YabP/YqfC family sporulation protein translates to MSFQEEFLFDFSLHMPRILVSGKTAVVDNVKKIVMVGNDEIIVDCGSRYLALYGTELVVEQLEEERMLVNGNLTSVEFYGEKKE, encoded by the coding sequence ATGAGTTTTCAGGAAGAATTTTTATTTGATTTCAGCTTGCATATGCCACGCATTCTGGTTAGCGGAAAGACGGCGGTGGTGGACAATGTAAAAAAAATCGTGATGGTCGGCAATGATGAAATTATTGTTGACTGCGGCAGTCGCTATTTGGCGTTGTACGGAACTGAATTAGTCGTAGAGCAGTTGGAGGAAGAACGAATGCTGGTAAACGGAAATCTCACGTCCGTTGAATTTTATGGGGAGAAGAAAGAATGA
- a CDS encoding sporulation protein YqfD, giving the protein MRSRGSFFAYTKVIRVEGFEQQKLLSQCLRKKIILRRIRFENNLSMTMEIRNQDWDAFLGIVKRRYRVTILRENGYRPLIFRALKRKSTLVGVLLFLLILIYQASFISEIRVQGYERIEEATIRQALKEVGFYEGCKKNVDINEIKTQMFQKLDNISWIGIKYNGSMAEVTIVEGTKETEPVDASTPVNIVASKDGYIEKVIAREGTVQVQKGASVKKGDVIISGEQLIEDKAYANRSEDELVRYVHANGEVKARILYRFQRYQEKYSLIRKDTGKHFYGFGIQIGTFEFNTAKWFWPYDSSNYEEKNVINSIRPLPVKLSVIKLSEVELYRKKRTDEEIKEYANLQVRRFQKEKIPEKAQIINNSLKFEEKENIIEVTVMLHALEEIGCEAPIVKKEPQTDEQEAEGGMNPIGEPN; this is encoded by the coding sequence ATGAGAAGCAGGGGGAGCTTTTTTGCATATACAAAGGTAATTCGAGTTGAAGGTTTTGAGCAGCAGAAATTGCTGTCGCAGTGTTTGAGAAAAAAGATAATATTGCGAAGGATTCGCTTTGAAAACAATTTATCTATGACGATGGAAATTCGTAATCAGGACTGGGATGCATTTCTGGGGATTGTGAAGCGTCGCTATCGTGTGACTATTTTGCGGGAAAATGGATATAGACCCCTTATTTTCAGAGCTTTAAAAAGAAAGAGCACGCTGGTAGGGGTTCTTTTATTTCTATTGATTTTAATATATCAGGCAAGCTTTATTTCAGAAATTCGTGTGCAGGGCTATGAACGGATTGAAGAAGCGACAATCAGGCAAGCGTTGAAAGAAGTCGGATTTTATGAAGGATGCAAAAAAAATGTAGATATTAATGAAATTAAAACACAAATGTTTCAAAAATTAGATAATATCTCTTGGATTGGGATAAAATATAATGGAAGCATGGCAGAGGTTACAATTGTGGAGGGTACAAAGGAAACTGAGCCTGTGGACGCAAGTACACCGGTTAATATCGTCGCTTCGAAAGATGGATATATTGAGAAGGTGATTGCCAGAGAGGGAACCGTACAAGTTCAGAAGGGAGCATCCGTAAAAAAAGGAGATGTTATCATCAGCGGGGAACAGTTGATAGAAGATAAGGCATATGCGAACCGTTCAGAAGATGAATTAGTTCGGTATGTTCATGCAAATGGAGAAGTAAAAGCTCGCATATTGTATCGTTTCCAGCGCTACCAAGAAAAGTATTCCCTTATAAGAAAAGACACAGGAAAGCATTTTTATGGATTCGGCATTCAGATAGGAACCTTTGAATTCAATACTGCAAAATGGTTTTGGCCTTACGATTCCTCAAATTATGAAGAAAAGAATGTCATAAACTCAATTCGCCCACTTCCTGTAAAGCTTTCAGTCATTAAATTGTCAGAGGTTGAGCTGTACCGTAAAAAACGAACCGATGAAGAGATCAAAGAATATGCAAATTTGCAAGTTCGTAGATTCCAAAAAGAAAAAATACCGGAAAAAGCGCAAATTATAAATAATAGTTTGAAGTTTGAGGAGAAAGAAAATATAATAGAAGTAACTGTAATGCTTCATGCCTTGGAAGAGATTGGATGCGAGGCGCCGATTGTAAAGAAGGAACCGCAGACAGATGAGCAGGAAGCGGAGGGAGGAATGAATCCGATTGGAGAACCTAATTGA
- a CDS encoding PhoH family protein, with protein sequence MENLIEELKIKIGHEQDTNELFGNLDINLKIIQENYEVDIVQRQDELILKGKEASKAQQVLLNLISILESGEKLDEQKVNYVISLLERGISYQDSKVNKDTICFTHRGKPIKPKTLGQTAYAKSMKANDVVFGVGPAGTGKTYMAVAMAINAFKNKEVEKIILARPAVEAGERLGFLPGDLQEKVDPYLRPLYDALYDILGRDSTLRLKERETIEVVPLAYMRGRTLDNSFIILDEAQNTTKEQMKMFLTRLGFGSRAVITGDATQIDLPRGKRSGLLDAIEVLKEVEGIEFCFLKDADVVRHPLVRRIINAYDVYSTKNPEKNPEKEYEDSNEYHF encoded by the coding sequence TTGGAGAACCTAATTGAAGAACTTAAGATAAAGATTGGTCATGAACAAGATACGAATGAATTGTTTGGAAATCTGGATATTAATTTGAAGATTATCCAGGAAAATTATGAGGTGGATATCGTACAGAGGCAGGATGAGCTGATATTAAAAGGAAAAGAAGCGTCAAAGGCACAGCAGGTTCTTTTAAATTTAATCTCAATTTTAGAATCCGGCGAGAAACTGGATGAACAGAAGGTGAATTATGTTATCAGCTTGCTTGAAAGAGGAATTTCGTATCAAGACAGCAAGGTAAATAAGGACACGATTTGTTTTACACATAGAGGAAAGCCGATTAAACCAAAAACTTTAGGACAAACTGCTTATGCAAAAAGCATGAAAGCAAATGATGTTGTATTTGGAGTCGGACCGGCAGGAACCGGAAAAACATACATGGCAGTTGCTATGGCAATCAATGCATTTAAAAACAAAGAAGTTGAAAAAATTATTTTAGCAAGACCTGCGGTGGAAGCAGGGGAGAGACTTGGGTTTCTTCCGGGAGACTTACAAGAAAAAGTAGATCCATATTTACGTCCGCTTTATGACGCTTTATATGATATACTGGGAAGAGATAGTACGCTTCGTTTAAAAGAAAGAGAGACGATTGAAGTGGTACCGCTTGCATATATGAGAGGGCGTACACTGGATAATTCTTTTATTATTTTGGATGAAGCGCAAAATACTACAAAAGAACAAATGAAAATGTTCCTAACACGTCTTGGCTTTGGTTCCAGAGCCGTCATTACCGGAGATGCAACGCAGATTGATTTGCCTCGAGGGAAGCGGTCTGGATTACTGGATGCTATTGAGGTGTTGAAAGAGGTAGAAGGTATTGAATTTTGTTTTCTGAAGGATGCTGACGTTGTTCGGCATCCATTGGTTCGACGTATTATCAATGCCTACGATGTTTATTCCACAAAGAATCCGGAAAAAAATCCGGAGAAAGAGTATGAGGATTCGAATGAATATCATTTTTAG
- the ybeY gene encoding rRNA maturation RNase YbeY yields the protein MNIIFSEERMPGEVVVNHMNQAGALCVQEEGLDPQTITVSVTFVSTEEIKELNRVYRNKDAVTDVLSFPQFEDLNEVKEAEEVCLGDVVICPEQALLQADEYGHSGERELVYLFVHSMFHLLGYDHMNEEEKTEMRKQEEKIMNQIGLGR from the coding sequence ATGAATATCATTTTTAGTGAAGAACGTATGCCTGGTGAAGTGGTTGTAAACCATATGAATCAAGCGGGTGCTCTTTGTGTTCAAGAAGAAGGTTTGGACCCGCAAACGATAACTGTGAGCGTAACCTTTGTAAGTACTGAAGAAATCAAAGAGCTCAATCGCGTTTATCGCAATAAGGATGCTGTAACGGATGTTCTATCGTTTCCACAGTTTGAGGATTTAAATGAAGTGAAAGAGGCAGAGGAAGTATGTTTAGGCGATGTTGTCATCTGTCCGGAACAGGCTTTGCTTCAAGCGGATGAATACGGTCATTCCGGTGAACGGGAACTCGTGTATCTTTTTGTTCACAGCATGTTCCACCTGTTGGGGTATGACCATATGAACGAAGAAGAAAAAACAGAAATGAGAAAACAAGAAGAAAAAATTATGAATCAAATCGGGCTTGGCCGATAA